A single genomic interval of Hydractinia symbiolongicarpus strain clone_291-10 chromosome 8, HSymV2.1, whole genome shotgun sequence harbors:
- the LOC130654417 gene encoding LON peptidase N-terminal domain and RING finger protein 3-like isoform X1 has translation MLKLHNVRDIKLYKMSANRQVDIDIMGSITQINNEFSARELLKKVQQTMNYNGCIDSNVMYLLTTSFNKQIEENGCFKSTSEKDDIKSFFVCLICSDILTESTTLPCGHTFCLDCVKKRESASFAELCFVCDNEALKRKKWFYKNTGNISHLCTDVTLCSIIQKCYSNELTASKQRKEGNALFSLQCYKEAEMKYMQSITLVEESYLSWSNLSNLKAKLGLYEEALAAAKKATAISPFWCKGYYREGVALNGLQKYYDSSVSFLKYLILEPTSLAVRELLVESLVNALKIENDSDDFNWHSDDKIDGCLSSVDKLMKWLISAGVEFCSSLSSDVFILLDKQKDVSSNMEGLLEQIQQEITCPLCFRILYQPTTTCCGHSFCTECLERSLDHSSVCSICRCSLNNIITVKPKPINRTIQALLGKFFQSELTEREVEFQLEAHNLSYEDAEETTVPIFICSLSLPALHTSLHIFEPRYKLMIRRCLESDVKMFGMCLSDDQDGFADCGTLLEIISNRTLNDGRLLINTIGRKRFKVVEKGRKDGYCTARVSWISDENITEEKDSVRHNLKETYDASKVWLDGLSFLLSWRIKLEFGSLPPFVDEELETSDGPIWVWWMIRLLFAGSMEESLQALASTSVQMRAGLIRKKLESFNQH, from the exons ATGCTAAAGTTACATAATGTTAGAGACATAAAGTTATATAAAATGTCAG CTAACCGTCAAGTGGATATTGACATAATGGGGAGTATAACGCAGATAAACAATGAATTCAGTGCAAGAGAATTGTTAAAGAAAGTACAGCAAACCATGAATTATAATGGATGTATTGATTCAAATGTCATGTATTTATTAACCACAAGTTTTAATAAACAAATTGAAGAGAATGGATGTTTTAAATCCACATCTGAAAAGGACgatataaaaagtttttttgtgtgtctAATATGTTCAGACATTTTAACTGAATCAACAACATTACCATGTGGGCACACATTTTGCCTTGATTGCGTCAAAAAAAGAGAAAGTGCTTCTTTTGCTGAGCTATGTTTTGTTTGCGACAATGAGGCGCTGAAACGGAAAAAATGGTTTTATAAAAATACTGGCAATATAAGCCATCTATGCACTGACGTTACACTTTGTTCTATTATACAAAAATGTTATTCTAATGAACTAACGGCATCAAAACAGCGTAAAGAAGGAAATGCACTTTTCTCACTCCAATGTTATAAGGAAGCAGAAATGAAGTATATGCAGTCTATTACCCTGG ttgagGAGTCATATCTAAGTTGGTCAAATCTCTCTAACTTAAAAGCAAAGTTAGGGCTGTATGAAGAAGCTCTTGCTGCTGCTAAAAAAGCAACTGCAATTTCACCTTTTTGGTGTAAG GGTTACTATCGTGAAGGCGTGGCGCTAAATGGACTGCAAAAGTATTACGATTCTAGTGTGTCGTTTCTGAAATACTTGATACTTGAACCTACTAGTCTCGCTGTGAGAGAATTGTTAGTTGAG TCCTTGGTGAACGCACTTAAAATTGAGAATGACAGCGACGACTTTAACTGGCATAGTGATGATAAGATAGACGGATGCTTGAGCAGTGTTGACAAACTAATGAAGTGGTTAATATCGGCCGGTGTGGAATTTTGTTCCTCTCTTTCTTCAG atgtttttattttgctagACAAACAGAAAGATGTTTCCTCAAATATGGAAGGCCTGTTAGAACAAATTCAACAGGAAATAACGTGTCCATTATGTTTCAG GATTTTGTATCAACCAACGACTACTTGTTGTGGACATTCTTTTTGCACTGAGTGCTTGGAACGATCTCTGGACCACAGCAGCGTGTGCTCTATATGCAGGTGTTCTTTAAATAAT atCATAACTGTAAAACCGAAG CCTATTAATCGAACCATACAAGCGCTCTTGGGGAAGTTTTTTCAATCGGAGCTCACAGAAAGAGAAGTAGAATTCCAGTTGGAAGCGCATAATTTGTCATA cgAGGATGCAGAGGAAACCACCGTGCCAATATTCATTTGTTCGCTTTCGTTACCAGCTCTCCACACATCGTTGCATATTTTTGAACCACGCTATAAGCTGATGATAAGAAGATGTCTTGAGTCCGACGTGAAAATGTTCGGAATGTGTCTATCGGATGATCAAGACGG GTTTGCAGACTGTGGAACTCTGCTGGAAATAATTAGCAACAGAACATTAAACGATGGCCGACTTCTCATCAACACTATCGGGCGAAAACGTTTTAAA gtTGTAGAGAAAGGAAGGAAAGATGGTTATTGCACTGCCAGAGTGTCTTGGATCAGCGACGAAAATATAACAGAAGAAAAGG ATTCGGTTAGACACAACTTGAAAGAGACGTACGATGCAAGCAAAGTTTGGTTGGATGGGCTCTCCTTCTTATTATCC TGGCGTATAAAGTTAGAATTTGGATCGCTGCCTCCCTTCGTTGACGAAGAATTGGAAACTTCCGATGGACCAATTTGGGTGTGGTGGATGATTCGATTGCTGTTCGCTGGAAGCATGGAGGAATCTTTGCAGGCGTTGGCATCAACCTCCGTTCAGATGCGTGCAGGCCTTATTAGAAAAAAACTTGAATCTTTTAATCAACATTAA
- the LOC130654417 gene encoding LON peptidase N-terminal domain and RING finger protein 3-like isoform X2: protein MLKLHNVRDIKLYKMSANRQVDIDIMGSITQINNEFSARELLKKVQQTMNYNGCIDSNVMYLLTTSFNKQIEENGCFKSTSEKDDIKSFFVCLICSDILTESTTLPCGHTFCLDCVKKRESASFAELCFVCDNEALKRKKWFYKNTGNISHLCTDVTLCSIIQKCYSNELTASKQRKEGNALFSLQCYKEAEMKYMQSITLVEESYLSWSNLSNLKAKLGLYEEALAAAKKATAISPFWCKGYYREGVALNGLQKYYDSSVSFLKYLILEPTSLAVRELLVESLVNALKIENDSDDFNWHSDDKIDGCLSSVDKLMKWLISAGVEFCSSLSSDKQKDVSSNMEGLLEQIQQEITCPLCFRILYQPTTTCCGHSFCTECLERSLDHSSVCSICRCSLNNIITVKPKPINRTIQALLGKFFQSELTEREVEFQLEAHNLSYEDAEETTVPIFICSLSLPALHTSLHIFEPRYKLMIRRCLESDVKMFGMCLSDDQDGFADCGTLLEIISNRTLNDGRLLINTIGRKRFKVVEKGRKDGYCTARVSWISDENITEEKDSVRHNLKETYDASKVWLDGLSFLLSWRIKLEFGSLPPFVDEELETSDGPIWVWWMIRLLFAGSMEESLQALASTSVQMRAGLIRKKLESFNQH, encoded by the exons ATGCTAAAGTTACATAATGTTAGAGACATAAAGTTATATAAAATGTCAG CTAACCGTCAAGTGGATATTGACATAATGGGGAGTATAACGCAGATAAACAATGAATTCAGTGCAAGAGAATTGTTAAAGAAAGTACAGCAAACCATGAATTATAATGGATGTATTGATTCAAATGTCATGTATTTATTAACCACAAGTTTTAATAAACAAATTGAAGAGAATGGATGTTTTAAATCCACATCTGAAAAGGACgatataaaaagtttttttgtgtgtctAATATGTTCAGACATTTTAACTGAATCAACAACATTACCATGTGGGCACACATTTTGCCTTGATTGCGTCAAAAAAAGAGAAAGTGCTTCTTTTGCTGAGCTATGTTTTGTTTGCGACAATGAGGCGCTGAAACGGAAAAAATGGTTTTATAAAAATACTGGCAATATAAGCCATCTATGCACTGACGTTACACTTTGTTCTATTATACAAAAATGTTATTCTAATGAACTAACGGCATCAAAACAGCGTAAAGAAGGAAATGCACTTTTCTCACTCCAATGTTATAAGGAAGCAGAAATGAAGTATATGCAGTCTATTACCCTGG ttgagGAGTCATATCTAAGTTGGTCAAATCTCTCTAACTTAAAAGCAAAGTTAGGGCTGTATGAAGAAGCTCTTGCTGCTGCTAAAAAAGCAACTGCAATTTCACCTTTTTGGTGTAAG GGTTACTATCGTGAAGGCGTGGCGCTAAATGGACTGCAAAAGTATTACGATTCTAGTGTGTCGTTTCTGAAATACTTGATACTTGAACCTACTAGTCTCGCTGTGAGAGAATTGTTAGTTGAG TCCTTGGTGAACGCACTTAAAATTGAGAATGACAGCGACGACTTTAACTGGCATAGTGATGATAAGATAGACGGATGCTTGAGCAGTGTTGACAAACTAATGAAGTGGTTAATATCGGCCGGTGTGGAATTTTGTTCCTCTCTTTCTTCAG ACAAACAGAAAGATGTTTCCTCAAATATGGAAGGCCTGTTAGAACAAATTCAACAGGAAATAACGTGTCCATTATGTTTCAG GATTTTGTATCAACCAACGACTACTTGTTGTGGACATTCTTTTTGCACTGAGTGCTTGGAACGATCTCTGGACCACAGCAGCGTGTGCTCTATATGCAGGTGTTCTTTAAATAAT atCATAACTGTAAAACCGAAG CCTATTAATCGAACCATACAAGCGCTCTTGGGGAAGTTTTTTCAATCGGAGCTCACAGAAAGAGAAGTAGAATTCCAGTTGGAAGCGCATAATTTGTCATA cgAGGATGCAGAGGAAACCACCGTGCCAATATTCATTTGTTCGCTTTCGTTACCAGCTCTCCACACATCGTTGCATATTTTTGAACCACGCTATAAGCTGATGATAAGAAGATGTCTTGAGTCCGACGTGAAAATGTTCGGAATGTGTCTATCGGATGATCAAGACGG GTTTGCAGACTGTGGAACTCTGCTGGAAATAATTAGCAACAGAACATTAAACGATGGCCGACTTCTCATCAACACTATCGGGCGAAAACGTTTTAAA gtTGTAGAGAAAGGAAGGAAAGATGGTTATTGCACTGCCAGAGTGTCTTGGATCAGCGACGAAAATATAACAGAAGAAAAGG ATTCGGTTAGACACAACTTGAAAGAGACGTACGATGCAAGCAAAGTTTGGTTGGATGGGCTCTCCTTCTTATTATCC TGGCGTATAAAGTTAGAATTTGGATCGCTGCCTCCCTTCGTTGACGAAGAATTGGAAACTTCCGATGGACCAATTTGGGTGTGGTGGATGATTCGATTGCTGTTCGCTGGAAGCATGGAGGAATCTTTGCAGGCGTTGGCATCAACCTCCGTTCAGATGCGTGCAGGCCTTATTAGAAAAAAACTTGAATCTTTTAATCAACATTAA
- the LOC130654417 gene encoding LON peptidase N-terminal domain and RING finger protein 3-like isoform X3 — protein MGSITQINNEFSARELLKKVQQTMNYNGCIDSNVMYLLTTSFNKQIEENGCFKSTSEKDDIKSFFVCLICSDILTESTTLPCGHTFCLDCVKKRESASFAELCFVCDNEALKRKKWFYKNTGNISHLCTDVTLCSIIQKCYSNELTASKQRKEGNALFSLQCYKEAEMKYMQSITLVEESYLSWSNLSNLKAKLGLYEEALAAAKKATAISPFWCKGYYREGVALNGLQKYYDSSVSFLKYLILEPTSLAVRELLVESLVNALKIENDSDDFNWHSDDKIDGCLSSVDKLMKWLISAGVEFCSSLSSDVFILLDKQKDVSSNMEGLLEQIQQEITCPLCFRILYQPTTTCCGHSFCTECLERSLDHSSVCSICRCSLNNIITVKPKPINRTIQALLGKFFQSELTEREVEFQLEAHNLSYEDAEETTVPIFICSLSLPALHTSLHIFEPRYKLMIRRCLESDVKMFGMCLSDDQDGFADCGTLLEIISNRTLNDGRLLINTIGRKRFKVVEKGRKDGYCTARVSWISDENITEEKDSVRHNLKETYDASKVWLDGLSFLLSWRIKLEFGSLPPFVDEELETSDGPIWVWWMIRLLFAGSMEESLQALASTSVQMRAGLIRKKLESFNQH, from the exons ATGGGGAGTATAACGCAGATAAACAATGAATTCAGTGCAAGAGAATTGTTAAAGAAAGTACAGCAAACCATGAATTATAATGGATGTATTGATTCAAATGTCATGTATTTATTAACCACAAGTTTTAATAAACAAATTGAAGAGAATGGATGTTTTAAATCCACATCTGAAAAGGACgatataaaaagtttttttgtgtgtctAATATGTTCAGACATTTTAACTGAATCAACAACATTACCATGTGGGCACACATTTTGCCTTGATTGCGTCAAAAAAAGAGAAAGTGCTTCTTTTGCTGAGCTATGTTTTGTTTGCGACAATGAGGCGCTGAAACGGAAAAAATGGTTTTATAAAAATACTGGCAATATAAGCCATCTATGCACTGACGTTACACTTTGTTCTATTATACAAAAATGTTATTCTAATGAACTAACGGCATCAAAACAGCGTAAAGAAGGAAATGCACTTTTCTCACTCCAATGTTATAAGGAAGCAGAAATGAAGTATATGCAGTCTATTACCCTGG ttgagGAGTCATATCTAAGTTGGTCAAATCTCTCTAACTTAAAAGCAAAGTTAGGGCTGTATGAAGAAGCTCTTGCTGCTGCTAAAAAAGCAACTGCAATTTCACCTTTTTGGTGTAAG GGTTACTATCGTGAAGGCGTGGCGCTAAATGGACTGCAAAAGTATTACGATTCTAGTGTGTCGTTTCTGAAATACTTGATACTTGAACCTACTAGTCTCGCTGTGAGAGAATTGTTAGTTGAG TCCTTGGTGAACGCACTTAAAATTGAGAATGACAGCGACGACTTTAACTGGCATAGTGATGATAAGATAGACGGATGCTTGAGCAGTGTTGACAAACTAATGAAGTGGTTAATATCGGCCGGTGTGGAATTTTGTTCCTCTCTTTCTTCAG atgtttttattttgctagACAAACAGAAAGATGTTTCCTCAAATATGGAAGGCCTGTTAGAACAAATTCAACAGGAAATAACGTGTCCATTATGTTTCAG GATTTTGTATCAACCAACGACTACTTGTTGTGGACATTCTTTTTGCACTGAGTGCTTGGAACGATCTCTGGACCACAGCAGCGTGTGCTCTATATGCAGGTGTTCTTTAAATAAT atCATAACTGTAAAACCGAAG CCTATTAATCGAACCATACAAGCGCTCTTGGGGAAGTTTTTTCAATCGGAGCTCACAGAAAGAGAAGTAGAATTCCAGTTGGAAGCGCATAATTTGTCATA cgAGGATGCAGAGGAAACCACCGTGCCAATATTCATTTGTTCGCTTTCGTTACCAGCTCTCCACACATCGTTGCATATTTTTGAACCACGCTATAAGCTGATGATAAGAAGATGTCTTGAGTCCGACGTGAAAATGTTCGGAATGTGTCTATCGGATGATCAAGACGG GTTTGCAGACTGTGGAACTCTGCTGGAAATAATTAGCAACAGAACATTAAACGATGGCCGACTTCTCATCAACACTATCGGGCGAAAACGTTTTAAA gtTGTAGAGAAAGGAAGGAAAGATGGTTATTGCACTGCCAGAGTGTCTTGGATCAGCGACGAAAATATAACAGAAGAAAAGG ATTCGGTTAGACACAACTTGAAAGAGACGTACGATGCAAGCAAAGTTTGGTTGGATGGGCTCTCCTTCTTATTATCC TGGCGTATAAAGTTAGAATTTGGATCGCTGCCTCCCTTCGTTGACGAAGAATTGGAAACTTCCGATGGACCAATTTGGGTGTGGTGGATGATTCGATTGCTGTTCGCTGGAAGCATGGAGGAATCTTTGCAGGCGTTGGCATCAACCTCCGTTCAGATGCGTGCAGGCCTTATTAGAAAAAAACTTGAATCTTTTAATCAACATTAA
- the LOC130654424 gene encoding COMM domain-containing protein 5-like codes for MRYALRYPFGFLKKDPFCAELKELRLKPEFIEDVCSIVFSERQQNIEKKQISQRLTLPSLESFRWRVDVTISTSVLNRVLEPTVLMEMKDSTGKITTFEASQTKFHELRYNVAYLLKEMEDLEKRSILKVQEKQ; via the exons ATGCGATATGCTCTTCGTTATCCCtttggatttttaaaaaaagaccctTTCTGTGCTGAATTAAAAGAACTGCG gcTAAAACCGGAATTTATTGAAGACGTATGTAGTATTGTTTTTAGTGAAAG GCAGCAAAACATAGAAAAGAAACAAATATCACAGCGATTGACATTACCTTCGCTAGAATCATTTCGATGGAGAGTGGATGTTACTATATCAACCAG CGTGTTAAATCGTGTTTTGGAACCTACAGTACTCATGGAAATGAAAGACAGTACTGGCAAGATAACAACATTCGAG GCATCACAAACGAAATTTCACGAACTGCGTTACAATGTTGCCTACTTGCTAAAAGAGATGGAAGACTTAGAGAAACGAAGTATTTTGAAAGttcaagaaaaacaataa